Proteins found in one Aethina tumida isolate Nest 87 chromosome 1, icAetTumi1.1, whole genome shotgun sequence genomic segment:
- the LOC109599095 gene encoding peroxynitrite isomerase THAP4-like yields MFKTSVHEATKPLSWLLGKWKSVSANGSYPTINPFSYCEELTFTTIGQPMLNYNSVTWHPTEKRPMHLESGYLRIKPGTNEVAFMVAHNFGLTSLEEGTVDNKKLNTSSTQIGRMSFAKDPAVIGIQRTYTLNDEGKLELVLAMETENIGLKEHLRVLYEKIE; encoded by the coding sequence ATGTTTAAAACATCTGTACACGAAGCAACGAAACCGTTGTCCTGGCTTCTGGGCAAATGGAAATCGGTGAGTGCCAACGGATCCTACCCAACTATAAACCCATTTTCATACTGTGAAGAACTCACCTTCACCACCATTGGTCAACCAATGCTCAATTACAACTCAGTTACGTGGCATCCCACCGAAAAGCGGCCGATGCATCTAGAATCTGGATACTTGAGAATCAAACCGGGCACAAATGAGGTGGCTTTCATGGTTGCACATAACTTTGGTCTTACTTCATTGGAAGAAGGAACTGTGGACAACAAGAAATTGAACACCAGCAGCACACAAATTGGTAGAATGAGCTTTGCAAAAGATCCTGCAGTGATTGGCATTCAAAGAACTTATACGTTAAATGATGAGGGGAAACTTGAACTAGTTTTGGCAATGGAGACTGAGAACATTGGGTTAAAAGAACACCTGAGAGTtttgtatgaaaaaattgaataa